A single window of Gammaproteobacteria bacterium DNA harbors:
- a CDS encoding pirin family protein: MIAIHFGQLVPEGDGVTVQRLMPVPGLRHFDPFVLWDHFDIAGGGFPPHPHRGFEAITWLFSGAMHHKDNLGNAGTIHAGGAQRFTAGRGITHSEMPESAAAGIQLWINLPQRLKSIEPDY, encoded by the coding sequence ATGATAGCCATCCACTTCGGTCAGCTTGTGCCCGAAGGCGACGGCGTGACCGTGCAGCGGCTGATGCCGGTGCCGGGCCTGCGCCACTTCGACCCCTTCGTACTGTGGGATCATTTCGATATCGCGGGCGGCGGCTTTCCGCCGCACCCGCATCGCGGCTTCGAGGCCATCACCTGGCTGTTTTCCGGCGCGATGCACCATAAGGACAACCTTGGCAATGCAGGCACGATCCATGCGGGCGGCGCGCAGCGGTTCACGGCCGGGCGCGGCATCACCCATTCGGAGATGCCGGAATCGGCCGCCGCGGGCATCCAGCTGTGGATCAACCTGCCGCAGCGGCTGAAATCCATCGAGCCCGACTAT